From Rhizobium favelukesii, the proteins below share one genomic window:
- a CDS encoding FkbM family methyltransferase — MLSYAQLSEDVFLHRCFSGKDRGFYIDIGASHPVHCNSTYHFYQRGWSGINVEPTPYRFGELVRARPRDINIMAAVGRKDGKASFNLSLNADHLSSLHQQSADIIGSHRASVHRLNVDLISLATLCEQHAPEEIDFLKIDVEGAEAEVIAGANWSKWRPAVLLIEAVDASDHSPTWVAWEDDLLNADYISVFFDGVNKWYVARERSDLCVHFQTPINPFDGATVFHSFGHPLHDNRHPDHAWSINFAKRLFNAASTETDERLYQVMTWDLLEEERNRSASREGINLAFNRVLNRGPGDADVKHWEGRNDLTLGMLYSELLRGEEFRMKRSRISTGSIHR; from the coding sequence GTGCTTTCCTATGCTCAACTTTCCGAAGATGTTTTTCTCCACCGCTGCTTTTCAGGAAAAGATCGCGGCTTTTACATCGATATCGGCGCGAGCCATCCTGTGCACTGCAACTCCACGTATCACTTCTATCAGCGCGGGTGGTCGGGCATTAACGTCGAGCCGACACCCTATCGCTTTGGAGAACTTGTCCGCGCGCGTCCGCGTGACATCAACATTATGGCAGCGGTGGGCAGGAAGGACGGAAAGGCCAGTTTCAATCTCAGCTTGAACGCTGACCATTTGTCATCGCTTCACCAACAAAGCGCAGATATAATCGGCTCTCATCGGGCATCTGTACACAGACTCAATGTTGATCTGATCTCCTTGGCAACGCTTTGTGAGCAGCACGCTCCGGAGGAAATCGATTTCCTTAAAATCGATGTCGAAGGTGCCGAGGCCGAAGTCATCGCGGGAGCAAATTGGTCCAAGTGGCGGCCGGCCGTTCTACTAATAGAGGCCGTGGACGCATCCGACCACTCCCCGACATGGGTCGCATGGGAAGACGATCTGCTCAATGCAGATTACATCAGTGTATTTTTTGACGGTGTGAACAAATGGTACGTTGCGCGAGAAAGAAGTGACCTTTGCGTCCACTTTCAAACGCCGATTAATCCATTTGACGGCGCCACCGTCTTTCACTCGTTCGGACACCCTCTGCATGATAACAGACACCCAGACCATGCATGGTCCATCAATTTTGCTAAGCGCCTGTTCAATGCAGCATCAACTGAGACGGATGAGCGGCTTTATCAGGTGATGACGTGGGACTTGCTTGAAGAGGAACGGAACCGATCAGCCTCCCGAGAGGGCATAAACCTGGCGTTCAATCGCGTCCTTAACCGAGGGCCTGGGGACGCGGACGTTAAGCATTGGGAGGGCAGAAACGACCTAACACTAGGCATGCTTTATTCTGAATTGCTGCGCGGTGAGGAATTCCGGATGAAGCGATCCCGCATCTCTACGGGCTCCATTCATCGGTAG